Below is a genomic region from Hyalangium minutum.
AACCGCTACCGCGCGGTGCTCGAGCCCCGGTTCCACCAGCTGCGCCATACCCGCCGCAGCCGAATCTTCCAGCAAAAGAGCATCCCCGAGATCATCCAGGCGGTGCTGGACGCGGGAAAGGTGAAGTACACCCTGGACCTCCAGGGCTCCTACTCGCCACGGGACTACTGCGTGCAGTACCGCGAGTCCGACTTCGACTTCGTCTCGCGGCTGATGGAGGAGATGGGCATCTTCTATTTCTTCCGCCACGAACAGGGTGAGCACGAGCTGGTATTGGGGGATTCCCCCAGTGTGCATACGCCCATCCTCGGCGAGCCGGCGCTGCCCTTCCGGGATCCGGCGGGCATGGCGGCGACGGAAGAGTGCGTCTACGACATGGCAGGGAAGCTGGAAGTGGTCCCCGGGGCAGTGGCGCTGCGGGACTTCGACTTCGTGCGGCCCTCGCTGGACATGACGGTGGACAGCCAGGACTCGAAGGGCGACACGGCGCTCGAGGTGTACGACTACCCGGGCAAATACGAGGATCCCGGCCCAGGTCAGGATGTGGCGAAGATCCGCCTGGAGGAGCTGCGGGCTCCCGGGCAGGTGGCGTGGGGCCAGTGCCAGAGCCGGCGGATGATGCCGGGACACAAGTTCGAGCTGACGGGCCACGCGGAGCCCGAGCTGAACCGCGAGTACCTGCTGCTATCGGTGATGCACGAGGGTTATCAACCTGAGGTGCTCCTCTTCGAGCAGTCGAACGGAAGGCTCACGGGGCGCAAGCCGTACCGCAGCACCTTCCAGTGCATGCCGTCCGAGGTCCCCTACCGCCCGCCTCGGCGGACATCGCGTCCGGTGATTCCCGGGCCGCAGACGGCGATCGTCGTGGGGCCCTCGGGCGAGGAGATCCACACCGACGAGCACGGCCGGGTGAAGGTGAAGTTCCACTGGGACCGCGAGGCGCCGGGCGACGACCGGAGCTCGTGCTGGATCCGCGTGAGTCAGGCGTGGGCGGGCCCGGGCTGGGGTGCGCTGTACCTGCCGCGCATCGGGCAGGAGGTGGTGGTGGACTTCCTGGAGGGCGATCCGGATCGGCCCCTCATCACCGGGCGCGTGTACAACGGGCACAACCCTCCCCCCACGGATCTGCCCGGGAAGCGGACGCAGAGCACGCTGCGCTCGGACTCCAGCCCCTCCAGTGGCGGCTTCAATGAGCTGCGCTTCGAGGACGCGGCCGGTGAGGAGCAGATCTACCTCCATGCGCAGAAGGACATGGAGATCGGCATCGAGAACGACAAGAACCAGTCGATCGGCGGGAACGAGTCGCTCACGGTGGCGAAGGATCGGCGCCGGGAGATCAGCGGCAACCAGTCGTTGAAGGTGCAGGGAAACGACGACTCGACGGTGGGCGGCAACCAGACGGTGGAGGTGCGCTCGAACCGGACGACGACGGTGGCGGGCAACCACACGGAGACGGTGGGCGGCGCGCAGAACATCGAGGTGGGCGGGACTCACACGCTGTCGGTGGCGCTGGCCTCGGCGGAGACGATCGGCCTGGCCAAGGCGCTCAATGTGGGCGGGGCCTACGCCATCAGCGTGGGCGCGGCGATGAACGTGGCGGTGGCGGGGGTGAAGGCCGAGGAGGTGGGCGGCTCCAAGACCGAGCTGGTGGGCTCGCAGAAGACGGAGAAGATCGCCGGCTCGAAGACGCTCACGGTGGGCAAGGAGCTGACGGAGACGGTGGGCGAGTCGCGCACGCTCGAGGTGGGCAAGGACATGACGCTCACGGTGGGCGGCATGCTCCAGCAAGTGACGAAGAAGAACCACAAGCTGTCGGCCAAGGAGATCAGCCTGGTGGCCGAGGACACCTTCACCATCAAGGTGGGCTCGGCCTCGCTCACGTTCAAGAAGAGCGGGGACATCGTCATCAAGGGCGCCAAGGTCGAGGTGACCGCCAGCGGCGACGTCATCATCAAGGGCAGCAAGATCGCCGACAACTGAGCCTCGCGCCCCTGGGCGTCAGCGGTTCAGGAGCCGATCAAAGGAGCGGGAGAGGAGATCCGAGCGCAGGCCCGCGGCCTTCTGGGCCTGAGCCCGCTGCACGTGCGTCCACGTGCGGGATTCAATCTGGCATGAGCCCTGACTGCGGATGGCCAGTTCCCATGCCAGCACGGAGCGGCGGCGCAGCGGCTCACCCTCCAGCGCGGCGCGGAGGAGGTCGGCCGAGAGGGGCTGGCCCCGGAGGTAGCGGCCCGAGGGCTCGAAGCGCCTGCGGGCCTCGCCCCACCAGCGATCCACCCGGTCCACGCGGACCTTGCCCGGGAGCACCTCGGGCCCGGGGAGCAGCTCCGCCACCGGGGCCTTGGGCGCCTCTTGCTCCTCTTCCTCCAGGAGCTCCTCTTCGAAGTCCTCCTCCCCCTCCTCTTCCTCCTCGATGAAGGGCGCCGCGAGCGGCAGGCCGGTGATGGCCGCGAAGGACTCGGCAGCGAGCCGATCGCCCACCGCCTGAAGGTTCTCGAAGGCCAGCTCCGCCGCCGTGAGCCGCCCGCTGAAACCGAGCGCCCAGAGCGCCTCGTCACGCAACGCCGGATCCTTCAACGCGGCCCCAAGCGCCTCCAGGTCCGCCGCCTCCCCGCCCAGCGCCAGTGCGAGCAAGGCAATCCGAGGCACCTCCCCGCCCGCCTCCAGCAGCTTGCGGCACCGCGTCCAGGCCTGACGGCTGCCCAGCACGAGCCCCGCCTCCAGCGCCGCGTCGCGCACCAGGGGCTCGCTGTCCCCGAGTCCCAAGCGGACCAGCTCTTCGCCAAGTGGCCGGGAGACAAAGCGGGCGTTGCGGACCGCCTCCACGCGCAGGGAGACGTCCTCGCCCAGCTTCACTTTCCCCAAGGCCTCGCTGGCATCCGCCTGACGGAAGCGCAGGGCAGCGAGCACCCCGGCCTGCTCATTGGGCGGAAGGGTGGGAACCAGCGCCAACAGGGCTGGGGTGAGCTCCTCGCGCGGGCTCAGCTCCACACCGCGCCGGATGCCGGAGATGAGTTCCTCAGCGCCCTCGGCGAGCCACTCAAGCACCGTCTTCTGCCAGTCCACGTCCTCACCGCCGAGCAGCGCCAGGGACGCCACGCTGATGGCGCTCACCTCCTCACCCTGGATGGCGGGAATCAAGAGCCGCTCGGCCACCGGCCGGCCGCCGAGCACGAGCGCGTCGATGTGGGCCAGCAGGCGCTGCTCCTCGCGCTGAGCGAGCTCGCCCAGCACGTAGTCCGGCGCCCACAGCGCGTGCTCCCATTGAGCCCAGAGGAAGGTGGCCTCTTCGAGGTGGACTTCCAGCACGTGCCAGGGCACGGGAGGACGGCGGTACGCGGGGGGTGATGGAGGCTTCGCCACGGTCACGGCATCCTAGCT
It encodes:
- a CDS encoding type VI secretion system Vgr family protein → MRPASVLTASEPEFEFAAGPFTQGELSVIEFEAREGLSTPYRVELVFTAASDMVVEAADLLGQPAALVVRQGDDIRYLHGLVSELSRWNMGGGPQRNRYRAVLEPRFHQLRHTRRSRIFQQKSIPEIIQAVLDAGKVKYTLDLQGSYSPRDYCVQYRESDFDFVSRLMEEMGIFYFFRHEQGEHELVLGDSPSVHTPILGEPALPFRDPAGMAATEECVYDMAGKLEVVPGAVALRDFDFVRPSLDMTVDSQDSKGDTALEVYDYPGKYEDPGPGQDVAKIRLEELRAPGQVAWGQCQSRRMMPGHKFELTGHAEPELNREYLLLSVMHEGYQPEVLLFEQSNGRLTGRKPYRSTFQCMPSEVPYRPPRRTSRPVIPGPQTAIVVGPSGEEIHTDEHGRVKVKFHWDREAPGDDRSSCWIRVSQAWAGPGWGALYLPRIGQEVVVDFLEGDPDRPLITGRVYNGHNPPPTDLPGKRTQSTLRSDSSPSSGGFNELRFEDAAGEEQIYLHAQKDMEIGIENDKNQSIGGNESLTVAKDRRREISGNQSLKVQGNDDSTVGGNQTVEVRSNRTTTVAGNHTETVGGAQNIEVGGTHTLSVALASAETIGLAKALNVGGAYAISVGAAMNVAVAGVKAEEVGGSKTELVGSQKTEKIAGSKTLTVGKELTETVGESRTLEVGKDMTLTVGGMLQQVTKKNHKLSAKEISLVAEDTFTIKVGSASLTFKKSGDIVIKGAKVEVTASGDVIIKGSKIADN
- a CDS encoding TIGR02270 family protein, with the translated sequence MAKPPSPPAYRRPPVPWHVLEVHLEEATFLWAQWEHALWAPDYVLGELAQREEQRLLAHIDALVLGGRPVAERLLIPAIQGEEVSAISVASLALLGGEDVDWQKTVLEWLAEGAEELISGIRRGVELSPREELTPALLALVPTLPPNEQAGVLAALRFRQADASEALGKVKLGEDVSLRVEAVRNARFVSRPLGEELVRLGLGDSEPLVRDAALEAGLVLGSRQAWTRCRKLLEAGGEVPRIALLALALGGEAADLEALGAALKDPALRDEALWALGFSGRLTAAELAFENLQAVGDRLAAESFAAITGLPLAAPFIEEEEEGEEDFEEELLEEEEQEAPKAPVAELLPGPEVLPGKVRVDRVDRWWGEARRRFEPSGRYLRGQPLSADLLRAALEGEPLRRRSVLAWELAIRSQGSCQIESRTWTHVQRAQAQKAAGLRSDLLSRSFDRLLNR